In the Pseudolabrys taiwanensis genome, one interval contains:
- a CDS encoding DUF992 domain-containing protein has translation MKKSLLALAAVAAATLAAVPAEARVRAGTLTCQVAPGVGLIVGSQRTLECQFKSRRLRERYTGQVNRIGLDIGFTSGQQVVWAVFASARPGRGALAGNYVGATAEVSLAAGLGANALVGGFRRSIALQPLSVGTQTGVNLAVAVTGLDLEYAGRRH, from the coding sequence ATGAAGAAATCTCTGCTCGCTCTCGCCGCCGTCGCTGCGGCGACCCTGGCCGCCGTTCCGGCCGAAGCCCGCGTGCGCGCCGGCACGCTAACCTGTCAGGTCGCGCCTGGTGTCGGTCTGATCGTCGGTTCGCAGCGCACGCTGGAATGTCAGTTCAAGTCACGGCGGCTCCGCGAGCGCTATACCGGCCAGGTCAACCGCATTGGGCTGGATATCGGCTTCACCTCTGGCCAACAGGTCGTGTGGGCGGTCTTCGCGTCGGCCCGCCCCGGCCGCGGCGCGCTCGCAGGCAACTACGTCGGCGCCACGGCGGAAGTATCGCTGGCGGCCGGTCTTGGCGCCAATGCGCTCGTCGGTGGTTTCCGGCGGTCGATTGCGTTGCAGCCGCTGTCGGTCGGCACGCAGACGGGCGTGAATCTGGCTGTCGCCGTGACCGGCCTTGATCTCGAATACGCCGGCCGCCGCCACTAA